Proteins from one Danaus plexippus chromosome 2, MEX_DaPlex, whole genome shotgun sequence genomic window:
- the LOC133319139 gene encoding UDP-glucosyltransferase 2-like: MQCTGFLFLVYFCCAGAYKILVISPMPAKSHSILTDAIVKHLSSAGHEITYVTVFIPEKPSPGVTIVDVSENFKIFDQDESINIKKVLDKTDESSSIRSMLSLIMNLGNRTLSNPNFQKLLSDKNEYFDVLIIEWMFTEVYAGLSNVYNCPYIWFSSVEPHWMILDLIDESPNPSYNSDITSDSVPPFTFLQRVKELSFQALGRLLRYYYTSSVEKQLYEEYLIPHIKSRGGEIFSLDTLKYNASLLLSNSHVSLGMPVRHPANFIPIGGYHIDSNVKPLPQNLQSIMDNATHGVIYFSMGSNLRSNHFPDEIKQSLLKIFGKLNQTVLWKFEEDLPNRPSNVHILQWAPQQSILAHKNCKLFITHGGLLSTTETIHFGVPIIGIPVFADQYVNVDRSVKKGFAKRVYLSYTMASELHEAIIDILRDPKYTQRVKELSLIYHDRIATPDKELIHWVEHVVKTRGAPHLRSLAFSVNWYQKIYLDLILVVTLIFTTAFFILNYCFNFIKTKMVKKIKKN; encoded by the exons ATGCAGTGCACTGGTTTTCTAttccttgtttatttttgttgtgcCGGGGCTTATAAGATTTTGGTGATAAGTCCAATGCCAGCTAAAAGTCATTCTATACTAACAGATGCAATTGTCAAACATCTATCCAGTGCTGGACATGAg ATAACTTACGTGACAGTTTTCATTCCTGAGAAACCTTCGCCAGGTGTCACTATTGTAGACGtcagtgaaaattttaaaatattcgatcAAG atgagtcaattaatatcaaaaaagtaCTAGATAAAACTGATGAGAGTTCTAGTATCAGAAGTATGTTGTCGCTGATAATGAATTTAGGTAACAGAACATTATCTAATCCAAATTTTCAGAAACTGCTGAGTGATAagaatgaatattttgatgttCTCATTATTGAATGGATGTTCACTGAAGTGTATGCCGG ACTTTCCAATGTCTACAATTGCCCTTACATCTGGTTTTCATCTGTGGAACCACATTGGATGATATTAGATTTAATAGATGAATCCCCGAATCCATCGTACAATTCAGACATCACCTCTGATAGTGTCCCGCCATTTACTTTTCTGCAACGTGTTAAGGAGCTATCTTTCCAGGCTTTGGGCAGACTTTTACGTTATta TTACACATCATCTGTGGAAAAACAACTTTATGAGGAATATTTAATACCGCACATAAAGAGCCGAGGTGGAGAAATTTTCTCTTtggatactttaaaatataatgcatCATTGCTGCTAAGTAATTCTCACGTATCCTTGGGTATGCCAGTGAGACATCCGGCAAATTTTATCCCTATTGGAGGATACCATATTGATTCCAATGTTAAGCCTTTACCCCAG aatCTGCAATCAATAATGGACAACGCTACACATGGAGTTATTTACTTTAGTATGGGATCTAATTTAAGAAGTAATCATTTTCCGGATGAAATCAAACAATCtctgttgaaaatatttggtaaattaaatcaaactgtTCTTTGGAAGTTTGAAGAGGATCTTCCAAACCGCCCCAGCAATGTGCACATCTTGCAATGGGCACCACAACAGAGTATTTTAG cacataaaaattgtaaactatttataacacaCGGCGGTCTTTTATCAACAACAGAAACGATCCATTTCGGCGTACCCATCATCGGCATACCTGTCTTTGCCGATCAATACGTTAACGTTGATAGATCTGTGAAGAAAGGTTTTGCTAAAAGAGTCTATCTTTCCTATACAATGGCTTCAGAATTGCATGAAGCTATAATTGACATCCTCAGGGATCCAAA ATACACGCAAAGAGTAAAGGAATTGTCTTTGATTTACCACGATCGAATAGCGACTCCTGATAAAGAGTTAATACATTGGGTGGAACATGTGGTGAAGACTCGAGGCGCACCACACTTGCGGTCGTTAGCATTTTCGGTCAACTGGTATCAAAAGATCTATCTAGATCTAATTCTAGTcgtaactttaattttcacaaccgctttttttattttaaactattgttttaattttattaaaacgaaaatggttaaaaaaattaaaaaaaattag